Proteins found in one Palaeococcus ferrophilus DSM 13482 genomic segment:
- a CDS encoding TBP-interacting protein, with the protein MNYDGLKPEVKNAYARVRSLDDYRWDILGEELLGVHKKSELPVRIKFASTREEAEKLSESKEGYGIDIVVVPKRGVFYIQNGTFIVSINYLRSTLVDINDHIVWHGFKVVADDGKLIQEDYYEYLGGLMVDHLRNNMTSGQDYVFWQFYKCEKCGKYVDIDSVPDHMEEHGVNIADRNEELYEVFELNFIRGKVFNKFGKEVKESELSKEAKAFIKEMFRGITPMEEE; encoded by the coding sequence ATGAACTACGACGGGCTGAAGCCAGAGGTCAAGAACGCCTACGCACGCGTTAGAAGCCTTGACGACTACAGGTGGGACATCCTCGGGGAGGAACTCCTTGGGGTTCACAAGAAGAGCGAGCTTCCGGTGAGAATTAAGTTCGCCTCAACCAGGGAAGAGGCCGAGAAGCTCAGCGAGAGCAAAGAAGGCTACGGAATAGACATCGTGGTTGTTCCGAAGAGGGGCGTGTTCTACATCCAGAATGGAACCTTCATAGTCAGCATCAACTACCTCCGCTCTACCCTCGTTGACATAAACGACCACATAGTGTGGCACGGCTTCAAGGTGGTCGCGGACGACGGCAAGCTCATCCAGGAGGACTACTACGAATACCTCGGCGGCCTTATGGTAGATCACCTCCGCAACAACATGACCAGCGGGCAGGACTACGTGTTCTGGCAGTTCTACAAGTGCGAGAAGTGCGGTAAGTACGTTGACATAGACAGCGTGCCCGACCACATGGAGGAGCACGGGGTAAACATCGCGGACAGGAACGAGGAGCTCTACGAGGTCTTCGAACTCAACTTCATCAGGGGCAAGGTCTTCAATAAGTTCGGCAAGGAGGTCAAGGAGAGCGAGCTCAGCAAGGAGGCGAAGGCGTTCATAAAGGAGATGTTCAGGGGCATAACCCCAATGGAAGAGGAGTAG